TGTTATAGATACAACCAATATAGCAGCTGTGATCATTAATTCGAGTAATGTAAAACCATTCCTTCTCATCTTCATATAGTTTACTTTACATTATTAAAAATTGCAAGGGCACAGATTGATAGCGGTTGTTTTTAGTGGTATACTTATAGTAGAGGTTGTATGTGAGGAGCGATATGAGAAACAGGGGTATTACTCTAATTGAGGTAATCATTAGCATATTTATCGTTGCCTTTATGCTGGTGGGCATGATGAGGCTCTATTCTCTGGGTGGCATTCAGTCAGCGATCGCGAGACACAAGGTAATGGCGATGAACGTAGCCCAGGCTGAGATAGAAAATCTACGAAGCGCCTCTTATGAAAATATCCTGCTTCCAAATTATCCTTTAACTCAGACAGTTAAGATCGATAGGGGTCCGAGCGCTGCTGTAGCTGATGACATCGACGGCACAATGATCACGCAGATCCTGGCTATTACAGAGGGGTACAAGATCATTATAACTGTTACGTGGAATGATTATCATGGTGCGATTACTGAGGTCCTGGAGTCCACCATTACTTCGTATATATAGGTGTCTTATGAGAAGATTGGGCAAAAAAGGTCTTAGTCTTGTTGAAATTACTGTAGCAATGGGCATTATGATGGCGGTCTTTGCCCTTATATTCACGATTTATATGACTGCCCATAAGCTCTGGAGGGGCGGTTTTACGCAAATAGCCTTTCAGTCTAGAGGCAGGATCATGCTTAGCAGGATCGCGGATAATCTTCGCTCAGCAACAGGCGCCACAATATTTGACAGTGGAGACAGGGTGAGATTTGTCACTGATCCTAACAGGACACCTGAGACACTTGCAGATGATGTGAGCAGCGAATACTATGTCTCAGGCAATGATATAATCTATGATCCTGATATATCCATTGCAGGCGATGAGACCAGCGTCCTGCAGTATGTTTCTATGGAATCCGCAATACCGTTTTTTCAAATTTCAGGAGATCTGGTAGTGATCACGTTCAGACTTTTTAATACAGACGCTATTTACGGTACTCATTGGTCTGGGATGAGTACATCTATTAAAATGAGGAATGTCTGACATGTGTAAGAAAGGTTTTGCTCTAATCGTGGCCATGACTTTTTTAAGCGTCCTTTTTATAGGAGGCAGTTCCTATCTCTATATGACTACTAATGAGGCAAAATATACTGAGAGGCAGATAGATACACAAAAGGCATTCTTTTTAGCAGAGGCAGGCGTAGAAAGGGCGATCTGGAGAGTAAAGAATAATAATATTATAAGTTCAGAGGTATTCCAGTTAAAAGGCGGCGGCACTGCGGCAAATTATCTTGAGGACCAAAACATAGCAGTTACAATAACTAGTTTGGGAGGTAGCCTGTATCAGGTCATTTCTACAGTTCAGGTGGGAAATTCTACAAAGACGCTCAATGTGATCATACAAAAAGACCCTCCTTCAAAGGTCTTTGATTACGGATATTTTATCAATAATTGGGGCTGGTTTTATGGCCGCGGCATTACTTCTCGCGGAGATGTACGTTCAAACGGCAGATTTGATTTTAGATCCAGGCCCAGGGTCGAAGGCGATATATACGCGGGTTATGAGGTCGACGATGGTGGACAGGGTATAAGGGGTTCTGGTGGCGATCCTGAGAATCAACACCCTGATTCAGAAAAGCTTGATATGCCAAATCTCGAGGACCTGTCTTATTATGAAAATATAGCGACCAGCAATGGAGGTTCTATTGAAGTGAACGGCGTGAGGTTGGTAGATGGTGTGTTCGGCGATGATGACGATGAAAACGGAAACCTTGTTTTAATAGGTACGCATTCAAAGCCAATAGTGATCGACGGCCCAGTAGTTATAAGAGGCGATGTTGTAATAAAGGGGGTTGTTGAAGGCCAGGGCTGTATCTATGCTGGCCGCAATGTATACCTGGCAGATGATATTCAATATAGAAGAGCGCCCTCAAGCCCTCGGCCAGCAGCTAATAATCCTAACGCAACAGATAATTGGGTAAGGGCACATAAGGACAAGGATCTTGTGGGGTTTGCAGCCAGAGAGAGCATTATCATGGGCGATTATACAGGCGAGACAGGCGGAAGATGGTATTCGAATTACTGGCTCTTTAATATGGGCGATGAGGATGTAGGTGAAGATGCTATACCAGATACAGATGACGCGCATGAAGATGATGGCGTATTTCAGAGCGAGTACGAGGATCTTGACGGGGACGGCGTAAGGGATCATGATTATGGCTGGACAGATGTTGAGACGCAGGTGCCAATAACAGAGTTTGCGAACTGCCCTAATGATGTAAGAGATTTCGGTGATATCGCGGACAACGCTCTAAATCGCCTAGACGGTGTTTTTTATACAAATCACGCATTTGCTGGAAGGACAGGTAATGGTGTACAGGTAAATGGCGCGATAGTCTCCAGGGACGAGGCCATTATATACCGGAATACCCTTACTATAAATTACGACGAAAGACTGCATTCCAGATACGCGACAGATGGGAGCAGCATAATAGATCTAAATCTACCCAGCACCAAGAAAGTAGCAGTTATCAGATGGTGGCAATGAGAATCTTTTCAATCTTTATAATACTTTTCCTTTTATTTAATGCGCCAGTTCCAGTCTATGGCCTGATGCCGTCTTCTATCGAAGAGACAGAAGAGGAATTGGAGCCAACTGAGATAGAGCAGTCTATAGAAGAGGTAAAAAAGTTAAAACAAGAAATATCGCAGACTGTTGTGCCTCTAAGAGAAGAGAGAGAAAAAAATCTTCACCCATTTGTTGAAGAAAAAAAATCTGAAAGTTACGATACCTTTCCTCCTGACGCGGAAGAGAAGCGAGTTCGTTATGTAGGCCCTTCGCAGATCGAGAAAGAGATCCCACAGCAGCCTGCCAGTAACCAGAAGACTGCTTCAAAGACCCTGCTAAATCTTAGCTTTTTATTGATAATAGCGCTGGGTTTTATAGCAGCCTACCTTTTCATTCGTCCCAAACCTTAAGCTGGTATGCTAATTTTACTTGCATTAGTGAAATCTAGCTGTTAATATTCTATAAATGATGAAGAAAAAGACCCCCGGCGGACAAGCTGAAAATAGGCGCTATATCAGGCTGAATGCTGTATTCCCTGTGGAGTTTCAATTTTTAGACCCGCAGACAGGAGGGTCTATCAGTGGAATAAAGCAGGGCTTTACCAGAGATATTGGAAAAGGCGGCATCTGCTTAGAGGTAAATACCACAGAAGAGGACTTTGAGAAGATCCTGGAGAAAAAAAGCGCGAGATTGGATCTGCGGCTGCATGCCCCGCTTAGCCGCAAAGACACAAAGGCCGTGGCTATCATAGCCTGGCACAAGAAGATAAAATCAGGGTATCCTAATAAATACCTCATCGGCCTTTCATTCCTGCAGATAGATCCAAAGGATCAGAGTAGGATCTATTTCCACGCCAGGAGATTACTACTCACACCCAGGATAGTTACAATATTTGTGTTGAGTCTGGTTCTGGGGCTTGGTTATTTTTCTTTATCAGATCTCAATATGAGGAGGGAGAATAGAAATCTAGTTAAACAGCTCGTGCAGATCTCCGGAAAAAAATCCAGATTAGAAAAGAGCATCTTAGATTTTGACAGCGAGCGCAAAGAAATAGAAGAGGCGCTTTCAGAGAACGAAAATGAGATCCTAGGATATCAGGACCAGCTTAAGGAATTAAAGAGGCTGAGTATAGAGCTTAAGGAAAAGGATGAGCTTCTCGAATATTTTCAGCAGGATAGGGTCCAGACAAAGATAAAACTAAAAAAGGCGCTTTCTGAAAAGGCAAGGCTTTCTGAAAAGGTAACTGACCTGTCAAAGGAGACAGAGTATTTTAAGACAAGGATTACAAAGCTTGGGGAAGAAAGAGTTTCAGCGGAGGAGAACCTGAAGAATATTATTCTTTCATTTGAGTCGATAGAGGAGAAAAGCATATCCAATATGTATAAATGGATCAAGAATCATCAGAGTGAACAAACGGGTCTTGTAGCGAGCTATGAAGGGGATCAGGATCTTAAGGACTGGGCCTTTACCTATGACCAATCACTCGCGTGCCAGTCTTTTATTTTAATGGGGGATCAGGATGAGGCTCAAGCGGTCCTGGATTTTTACAAGGATATAGCTAAAAAGACCAGCGGAGCGTTTGTAAATGCCTATGATGCGCAAACAGGGTCAGTCGTGGAGTATGATATGCACGCAGGCCCGAACATCTGGCTGGGCATTGCAATGCTTCAGTATACCAGGAAGTTTAAGGATGAGCAGTATCTTCTGTTGGCAGAAGAGATAGCCGAGTGGCTGATCGCTTTACAGCAGGAGGACAGAGAATTTGGCATAAGGGGAGGCCCGAATTTCAAATGGTTTAGCACAGAGCATAATCTGGACGCGTACGCGTTCTTCGGCATGCTTTATAAAATGACAAAAAGACAAAAATATTCTGAGGCGCAGCAGAGGACATTTGAGTGGCTCAAGAAAAACGCCTACAATAGATCAGAGGGGAGATTGAATAGAGGCAAGGGCGATGCCACTATTGCCACAGATACATTTGCCTGGGCTGTCGCGGCAATAGGGCCGGAGCTTTTGGATGCTTCAGGCATGGACCCTGATCAGATCATAGATTTTGCAGAAACGAATTGTCTTGTTACCACCTATTATGATAGGCCTGATGGCGAGCGTCTTCAGATCACTGGTTTTGATTTTGGAAAATACGCGCATCTAGCAAGGGGCGGGATCGTGTCTACAGAATGGACAGGACAGATGGTGGTAACGTTGAAGATAATGGCAGGCTACTATAAAGACAAGAGTAAGTTTTTAGAAGAGGAGTATTATAAAAGGAAGGCGGAGTTTTATCTTTCCGAATTAGAAAAGATGGTGATTATAAGCCCTTCTAAGATAGGCCGAGGCGAGGGTTGCCTGCCTTATGCCAGTCATGATAAGGTTGATACAGGTCATGGCTGGAGGTCGCCGCATGGTTCACGAACTGGTTCAACTGCCGGCACAGTATATACAATATTTGCCAAGCATGGCTATAACCCGCTCATGTTGGAATAAATTCCTTTCGTATGAAAAATAAGAAAATAATAGGTTTAATAGTTTTTATAGTCCTTGCCTTTTCAATATCCAGATCAGGCATTATAGCATCGGACTATAAAAAAGGGATACATGTCTCTCACATAGTCGATGGCGATACTGTTGAACTTTCTAATGGCGAAAAGGTAAGGTATATAGGCATAGATACGCCTGAGACGCGCGAGAAAAAAGGTTCTGTCTGGAGCTATAACCCCATGCCCTATGCTGAGGAGGCAAAGGCATTCAATCAAACACTTGTAGGAGGAAAGAGGGTAACACTGGAGTTTGATGTTCAGAAAAGGGATAAGTATGATCGCCTGCTTGCCTATGTCTACATAGAGGACAAAATGGTAAATCTTGAAATGGTCAGGCAGGGTTATGCGATGATATATACTTTTCCTCCGAACGTAAAATATGTTGAGGCGTTTTTAAAGGCGCAGCAGGAGGCAAGAGAGGATCAGAGAGGGCTATGGAAGGGCCTGGAACAAAATATCATCCCTGCCTCTTTGGCCAGGGAAAGCTTAGGTACAGTGAGGATGGTGGAGGCAGATGTTACCAGCACCTATCTTTCAGAGAAAGTATTGATATTAAACTGCAGGGATAATTTTAAGGTAGCGATATTCAGGAATAACCTGGAGTATTTTCCAAAGGAAGCAATGCGTTCGCCGGATAGCTATTTCAGGCACAAAACTATCAAGGTATATGGCGTGATCAAGGAGTACAAGGGCGCCTGTGAGATAATACTTCACGATTCTTCCCAGATAGAGGTATTGCAATGAACATCAGGGCCAAGAATCTTATATTTACAGTTACCATTCTTATAGTAGCCCTATTTTTGGAGACAGGAATCTGTCTTGCCGAGACAGTCTCTATCAAGGGTGCCATGAAGATACACAAGATGGGCGGCTATGTTATTTTGATAAATTATGAAACCCGCGCTAAGTGGACAGATAATCTTTTATTTAAAGTGCACTGCAAGTTCCAGAAAGGCGAGTTTACATTCGTGAGCAGTTCCTTGAATAACATTCAGTATGGATGGCACAAGACCAGGATCACCATAGCAGATGTAATAAAGAAGAGATATGGCTCTCTGCGGGAATACAAGGTGGAACTTTATAAAGACAATGTTCTCATTGCCACAAAGTCATGTTACTAAAATCTTGACTATTGCCCACCTACAAAGTATAATTCTAAAAAGAAGATGCGTAAGGTGATTTGTATATCAATACTGGTGGTATTTTTCTTATCCTTTACATGCCCTTCTTTTGCAAAATCTTCTTTTATAGAAAGTCTGTCAAAGATACGAACGGCAAAGGGATATATATTCAAGGTCAATTACCAGACAAAGGAGAAATGGACAGACGGTCTGGTATTCAAGCTTTTCTGTATATTCAGTAAGGGTGCTGAACTTTCTTTTACAAGCTCGGGGCAGAGCAATATAAAAAAGGGCTGGCACAAGACAGAGATACGTGTACCAATGGTGTACAGGGAAAGATATGGCTATATCGAGGATTATCGCATAGAGTTATATCACAGGGGCATACTGCTTTCACTGAAGAGTATGTGAGCGAGGGCATAATTTCAATAATACACGAATTTCCACGAATTTTTATCGAATTACCACGAATTAATACTTGTAAACTGTATTTTTAAATTCGTGGCAATTCGGAATTTTATTCGTGGTCATTCGTGTAAAGTAGAGAGCGAAGCGAGGTAACTTATGGCGCACCTAAAGAGAAAAAGATACATTATAAATAAGAGATTGCAGATAGGCATTTTTTTACAGTGGACGGTTTTACCTCTTATGTTATTTTTTGTAACACTTTATTATTTCAAATCATCACCTTTTGTTTTGGTGTTTGGGATTATGGCGGCTGTACTGATTTCCTGGCGCGCGCTGATCCTCTCGCACAGGCTGGCAGGACCTATCTATAGACTGGAGAAGGACCTGCAGGATATTGCAAAAGGCAATTTTTCAATGAGGATAAATTTTCGCAAAAAGGATGAATTGAAATCCATTGCTGAGGGTATAAATAAGATCCTTGACGAGATGGAAAAAAGATTGGAGAAAAAATGACGAGAAAAAAGAGACGGGCAAAACAAAAGAAGAAACGCAAAGGTAAACGTCATGCCAAAAGGAATTAAGCCCCGAACCACTCGCTTCGCTCGGGTACGGGGTAAACGTATAGGCGTACTTACAGCTGGGGGTGATTGCCCTGGCTTGAATGCAGCCATACGCGCAGTTGCAAAGACAGCTATCCTGAATTATGGCATGGAGGTCATTGGCATAAAGGATGGCTATCTTGGCCTTATTGAAAATAGATATAGTTTGCTTTCCTATAACGACGTCTCAGGCATACTGACTGAGGGCGGAACATTTCTCGGTTCATCCAATAAAGCAAATCCTTTCAGGCATCGTTCCCCATCTGGAAAATTCAGGGACGTCTCTAATGCTGCTTTAAAGAATGTTAAGTCAATGGGCCTGGACGCGCTGGTGTGTATAGGCGGGGATGGCACATTAAACATTGCATACAGGCTTTACAAAAAAGGGCTTAAGTTAGTCGGGGTGCCAAAGACCATAGATAATGACTTGTCCGCGACTGATGTGACGATTGGTTTTGACTCCGCTGTTATAACAGCTACAGAGGCCATAGATAAACTTCACACAACCGCGCAGTCGCATCACAGGGTAATGGTGATCGAGGTGATGGGTAGATATGCTGGCTGGCTCGCGCTTTACGCAGGCGTGGCAGGTGGCGGCGATATAATAATATTGCCTGAGATGCCTTATGACATTAAGAAGGTGTGCCAGAGGGTGTTGGAAAGACATGGCCATGGAAGAAGATTTAGTATTGTTGTTATCTCAGAGGGCGCACGGCCAAAAGGCGGCAAGATGGTCGTGAGAAAAGTCGTAAAGGATTCCACTGACCCTGTGCGTCTGGGCGGTATCGGCAATAAGATAGCCAATGATATTGAAAGGATTACTGGACTTGATTCAAGGGTGACAAATTTAGGGCATCTTCAGAGAGGCGGGAGCCCTTCGCCGTTTGACAGGATGATCGCGACACGCCTCGGTTCATTTGCGTGTGATTTAGTAGCCAAGGGAAATTTTGGCAAGATGGTCGCTATTAAAGGAAGAGATGTAAAGGCAGTAGACTTAAAAGACGCGATCAAGACACTCAGAAGAGTAGACCCAAAACACCCCATAATAAAATCCGCCATCAGCGTCGGCACCTCATTTGGAGTATAACCCCCCTGTCATTCCCGGCCCCCGCTTTCGCGGGGATAAACTCCAGCGGGAATCCAGTACCAGCATTTGACAAGCCCTCATTTTTGTGGTATAACATAAGTGGCAACTGAAACGAGCTCGTTTCGGCGACTCGGCTATACCTTGTCGGAGAGGTTAGTTGTCATTTAAGCCTCGTGTCCTAACGGATACGAGGCTTTTCTTATTGACCCCACGTCTATAATTTGGTACAGGGTTTCAGTTTCAGGGGGTTGTTAATTGATGCTGGTGCTGGATAATGGGCGAGATTTTTTATCAGCACCCAGCCTCTTGTGCATATAACAGTAGTCCCCACTGTTATAAATACTTAAAATACTATTACAGTGAAGTAATTTACAGATTCTCTTTCTTTTAATTGAGGCGATTTCTTTCATGGCTGCTCCTTTTTTTGTATTATACCACTAAAGAAGCATAAAAGGTGGAATATATTCAGTTTTTATATTAAGTAGCCAGTTGCGAAATTCGTAGTCTTGGGGGGAGCCACATTTAAATAAACAATCGTTCGTTTGTTTATTGGTTCAATGTTGCTCTGCAGTCATTATGTATATACTTTGACTTATCTTGTTAAGGGAGTACAATGCATCTATAAGTCACAAAGGATTAGAGATGAGTGAAGACTTATTGTAAAGGAGGAATATCATGGGCGATAGAGGTGGTAAGAAAGATAAAGATAAACACAGCAAACA
The Candidatus Gorgyraea atricola genome window above contains:
- a CDS encoding prepilin-type N-terminal cleavage/methylation domain-containing protein, producing the protein MRNRGITLIEVIISIFIVAFMLVGMMRLYSLGGIQSAIARHKVMAMNVAQAEIENLRSASYENILLPNYPLTQTVKIDRGPSAAVADDIDGTMITQILAITEGYKIIITVTWNDYHGAITEVLESTITSYI
- a CDS encoding pilus assembly PilX N-terminal domain-containing protein gives rise to the protein MSDMCKKGFALIVAMTFLSVLFIGGSSYLYMTTNEAKYTERQIDTQKAFFLAEAGVERAIWRVKNNNIISSEVFQLKGGGTAANYLEDQNIAVTITSLGGSLYQVISTVQVGNSTKTLNVIIQKDPPSKVFDYGYFINNWGWFYGRGITSRGDVRSNGRFDFRSRPRVEGDIYAGYEVDDGGQGIRGSGGDPENQHPDSEKLDMPNLEDLSYYENIATSNGGSIEVNGVRLVDGVFGDDDDENGNLVLIGTHSKPIVIDGPVVIRGDVVIKGVVEGQGCIYAGRNVYLADDIQYRRAPSSPRPAANNPNATDNWVRAHKDKDLVGFAARESIIMGDYTGETGGRWYSNYWLFNMGDEDVGEDAIPDTDDAHEDDGVFQSEYEDLDGDGVRDHDYGWTDVETQVPITEFANCPNDVRDFGDIADNALNRLDGVFYTNHAFAGRTGNGVQVNGAIVSRDEAIIYRNTLTINYDERLHSRYATDGSSIIDLNLPSTKKVAVIRWWQ
- a CDS encoding thermonuclease family protein, which codes for MKNKKIIGLIVFIVLAFSISRSGIIASDYKKGIHVSHIVDGDTVELSNGEKVRYIGIDTPETREKKGSVWSYNPMPYAEEAKAFNQTLVGGKRVTLEFDVQKRDKYDRLLAYVYIEDKMVNLEMVRQGYAMIYTFPPNVKYVEAFLKAQQEAREDQRGLWKGLEQNIIPASLARESLGTVRMVEADVTSTYLSEKVLILNCRDNFKVAIFRNNLEYFPKEAMRSPDSYFRHKTIKVYGVIKEYKGACEIILHDSSQIEVLQ
- a CDS encoding methyl-accepting chemotaxis protein — its product is MAHLKRKRYIINKRLQIGIFLQWTVLPLMLFFVTLYYFKSSPFVLVFGIMAAVLISWRALILSHRLAGPIYRLEKDLQDIAKGNFSMRINFRKKDELKSIAEGINKILDEMEKRLEKK
- a CDS encoding 6-phosphofructokinase is translated as MPKGIKPRTTRFARVRGKRIGVLTAGGDCPGLNAAIRAVAKTAILNYGMEVIGIKDGYLGLIENRYSLLSYNDVSGILTEGGTFLGSSNKANPFRHRSPSGKFRDVSNAALKNVKSMGLDALVCIGGDGTLNIAYRLYKKGLKLVGVPKTIDNDLSATDVTIGFDSAVITATEAIDKLHTTAQSHHRVMVIEVMGRYAGWLALYAGVAGGGDIIILPEMPYDIKKVCQRVLERHGHGRRFSIVVISEGARPKGGKMVVRKVVKDSTDPVRLGGIGNKIANDIERITGLDSRVTNLGHLQRGGSPSPFDRMIATRLGSFACDLVAKGNFGKMVAIKGRDVKAVDLKDAIKTLRRVDPKHPIIKSAISVGTSFGV